A part of Candidatus Babeliaceae bacterium genomic DNA contains:
- a CDS encoding glycosyltransferase family 2 protein, translating to MFRKKILFLIFVNTLLAAITEKPFVIIIPSYNNQEYYQKNLSDALDQEYENYRIIYIEDASTDNTKQLVEQFIENHKNAHRITCISNNTRKGALENLYTTIHTCNPWEIIVCLDGDDWLYNRHVLEYLNAVYRNSNVWMTYGQFIQYPANYIGWCKQIAPNVIQENSFRDQLWISSHLRTFYAWLFQAINKSDLQINGEFFPMAWDLAMMFPMLEMAGTHSKFIEEILYVYNRENNLNDEKIDQQKQLNLGFHIRSLTKYKPLQASETVHLKWGKV from the coding sequence ATGTTTAGAAAAAAAATATTATTTTTAATTTTTGTAAACACGCTGTTAGCGGCAATTACCGAAAAACCTTTTGTTATCATAATACCGTCATATAACAATCAAGAATATTACCAAAAAAATCTATCCGATGCTCTTGACCAAGAATATGAAAATTATCGCATTATTTATATTGAAGACGCTTCAACTGATAATACAAAACAGCTCGTAGAACAATTTATTGAAAATCATAAAAATGCCCATCGTATTACGTGTATTTCAAATAATACACGCAAAGGCGCACTAGAAAATCTGTACACTACTATTCACACATGCAATCCCTGGGAAATAATAGTATGCCTAGATGGCGACGACTGGTTATATAACCGTCACGTCTTAGAATATTTAAATGCCGTTTATCGAAATTCTAATGTTTGGATGACATACGGACAATTTATTCAATATCCCGCCAATTATATTGGATGGTGCAAACAGATAGCACCTAATGTCATCCAAGAAAATTCTTTCAGAGACCAATTATGGATCTCGTCACATCTCAGAACTTTTTATGCTTGGCTATTTCAAGCAATTAATAAATCAGACCTACAAATTAATGGAGAATTTTTTCCTATGGCATGGGATTTGGCTATGATGTTCCCCATGCTAGAAATGGCCGGAACTCATAGTAAATTTATAGAAGAAATATTATATGTTTATAATCGTGAAAATAATCTTAATGATGAAAAAATAGATCAACAAAAACAACTAAATTTAGGGTTTCAT